One part of the Nocardioides zeae genome encodes these proteins:
- the opgC gene encoding OpgC domain-containing protein, which yields MRAALLLAVLGLVAGLLSWAPPASAADDDAPPGLPAAGSPWFGPSLTWTEDSAADYANRLGASPSLYTQRVNYPLGEDDRTYLRQFVEQAATQGAVAVVSLEPVVPLEELTEDDAEAFTDDLVELHRELDTYFLVRFAPEMNGTWYGWGQQPRAYVEAFRTVADQVHAATPHAAMVWAPVYGAGYPYGAAYGDVDPERMTEAGELDTDDNGRLDEGDDPYGPYWPGDDVVDWVGLTLYHFGPDRGRIDNDLGLDGDGETGDLETSEGFELDRVATPDAYRERLEERFNYNQGGGGTPFYERFAATYDKPMLVETGALWIPDGEGDPEVAIKQGWWEQVLEANADYPLVRGISWLEQRRPEAEADDRVVDWRATRTDELADALRADLGSDRVDIGPVTRVLDQEAANEATAQGRQPAADEIGAEMGWIVFCVAVLAVLFLLAGIAGKYVPSWRYPNENDPRDQRLDLFRGWIILAVVITHVEVTSPYSYITLNAVGAITGAEMFVLLSGIVLGMIYLPTVRKLGEWVTAVTMWKRARKQYLVALVVVMLVYLLGLLPFVDATVITTFTDRGTGENGEAVTGQVYDLYANAPRLFDYPPPWYAVKQLLLLEMGPWVFNIMGLFVVLSLLLPVLMWFIKRGLWWLVLAVSWALFVWNSISEVHVLPSQFEDVFPLLTWQIAFTHGLVLGVYRRQVTQALVSRAGKIGCAVFVFAYAGALVWLWLAHTYGYSASPFPEGSYGWLYDNAYTRVFLQPGRLLDLVLMIIVAYAVLTTMWKPIDKIVGWFWIPLGAASLYVFIVHVFFVLAVGNIPGLDRGSWWQGTLVHTAVLALIWVMVKKRFLFSVIPR from the coding sequence GTGCGCGCGGCGCTCCTCCTCGCCGTGCTCGGGCTCGTCGCGGGGCTGCTCTCGTGGGCACCCCCGGCGTCGGCCGCCGACGACGACGCGCCCCCGGGCCTGCCCGCCGCGGGCAGCCCGTGGTTCGGTCCGAGCCTGACGTGGACCGAGGACTCCGCCGCCGACTATGCGAACCGCCTCGGCGCGTCACCCTCGCTCTACACCCAGCGGGTCAACTACCCCCTCGGTGAGGACGACCGCACCTACCTCCGGCAGTTCGTCGAGCAGGCGGCCACCCAGGGTGCCGTCGCGGTCGTGAGCCTCGAGCCCGTCGTCCCGCTGGAGGAGCTCACCGAGGACGACGCGGAGGCGTTCACGGACGACCTCGTCGAGCTCCACCGCGAGCTCGACACCTACTTCCTCGTGCGCTTCGCCCCCGAGATGAACGGCACCTGGTACGGCTGGGGCCAGCAGCCGCGGGCGTACGTCGAGGCCTTCCGCACCGTCGCCGACCAGGTCCACGCGGCCACGCCCCACGCGGCGATGGTCTGGGCGCCGGTGTACGGCGCGGGCTACCCGTACGGCGCGGCCTACGGCGACGTCGACCCCGAGCGGATGACCGAGGCGGGCGAGCTCGACACCGACGACAACGGCCGCCTCGACGAGGGTGACGACCCCTACGGGCCCTACTGGCCGGGGGACGACGTCGTCGACTGGGTCGGGCTCACGCTCTACCACTTCGGGCCCGACCGGGGCCGGATCGACAACGACCTCGGTCTCGACGGCGACGGCGAGACCGGCGACCTCGAGACCAGCGAGGGCTTCGAGCTCGACCGCGTGGCCACCCCCGACGCCTACCGCGAACGGCTCGAGGAGCGCTTCAACTACAACCAGGGCGGCGGGGGCACGCCGTTCTACGAGCGCTTCGCCGCGACGTACGACAAGCCCATGCTCGTCGAGACCGGCGCCCTCTGGATCCCCGACGGCGAGGGCGACCCCGAGGTCGCCATCAAGCAGGGGTGGTGGGAGCAGGTCCTCGAGGCCAACGCGGACTACCCGCTCGTCCGCGGCATCTCCTGGCTGGAGCAGCGTCGGCCGGAGGCCGAGGCGGACGACCGGGTCGTCGACTGGCGGGCCACGCGCACCGACGAGCTCGCGGACGCCCTCCGGGCCGACCTGGGCTCCGACCGCGTCGACATCGGTCCGGTCACCCGGGTCCTCGACCAGGAGGCGGCGAACGAGGCCACGGCCCAGGGCCGGCAGCCGGCCGCGGACGAGATCGGCGCCGAGATGGGCTGGATCGTCTTCTGCGTCGCGGTGCTCGCGGTCCTCTTCCTCCTGGCCGGCATCGCCGGCAAGTACGTGCCGTCCTGGCGCTACCCGAACGAGAACGACCCCCGCGACCAGCGTCTCGACCTCTTCCGCGGCTGGATCATCCTCGCCGTCGTCATCACCCACGTCGAGGTGACGTCGCCGTACTCCTACATCACCCTCAACGCCGTCGGCGCCATCACCGGCGCCGAGATGTTCGTGCTGCTCTCCGGGATCGTGCTCGGCATGATCTACCTCCCCACCGTGCGGAAGCTGGGCGAGTGGGTCACGGCGGTGACGATGTGGAAGCGCGCACGCAAGCAGTACCTCGTCGCGCTGGTCGTCGTCATGCTCGTCTACCTGCTCGGCCTGCTGCCGTTCGTCGACGCCACGGTGATCACGACGTTCACCGACCGCGGGACGGGCGAGAACGGCGAGGCGGTGACGGGGCAGGTCTACGACCTCTACGCCAACGCTCCGCGCCTGTTCGACTACCCGCCGCCGTGGTACGCCGTCAAGCAGCTGCTGCTGCTCGAGATGGGCCCGTGGGTCTTCAACATCATGGGGCTGTTCGTGGTGCTCAGCCTGCTGCTCCCGGTGCTGATGTGGTTCATCAAGCGCGGCCTGTGGTGGCTGGTGCTGGCCGTGTCGTGGGCGCTGTTCGTGTGGAACTCGATCTCCGAGGTGCACGTGCTGCCGTCGCAGTTCGAGGACGTCTTCCCGTTGCTCACCTGGCAGATCGCCTTCACCCACGGCCTCGTGCTCGGCGTCTACCGACGCCAGGTGACGCAGGCCCTGGTGAGCCGAGCGGGCAAGATCGGCTGCGCGGTGTTCGTCTTCGCCTACGCGGGCGCGCTCGTGTGGCTGTGGCTGGCGCACACCTACGGCTACTCCGCCTCACCGTTCCCGGAGGGCTCCTACGGCTGGCTCTACGACAACGCCTACACCCGGGTCTTCCTGCAGCCGGGCCGTCTCCTCGACCTGGTCCTCATGATCATCGTGGCCTACGCGGTGCTCACCACCATGTGGAAGCCCATCGACAAGATCGTCGGCTGGTTCTGGATCCCGCTCGGCGCGGCGAGCCTCTACGTCTTCATCGTGCACGTGTTCTTCGTGCTCGCGGTCGGCAACATCCCCGGCCTCGACCGCGGCTCGTGGTGGCAGGGGACGCTCGTCCACACGGCCGTGCTCGCGCTCATCTGGGTGATGGTGAAGAAGCGCTTCCTCTTCTCGGTGATCCCCCGCTGA
- the uvrB gene encoding excinuclease ABC subunit UvrB: protein MRPVTDLERSVAPLHVLSDYQPGGDQPTAIAEITRRIQGGTEDVVLLGATGTGKTATVAWVAEQLQRPLLVLQPNKTLAAQFANELRQLFPKNAVEYFVSYYDYYQPEAYVPQTDTYIEKDSAINEEVERLRHSATNSLLTRRDVIVVSTVSCIYGLGTPQEYVDRMLRLRVGEEHDRDSVLRRLVEIQYARNDMSFTRGTFRVRGDTLEIFPVYEEHAVRVEFFGDEIERLSTLHAVTGEVLTEDTELHVFPASHYIAGPERMEKAIRGIEAELAEQLAAFEAQGKLLEAQRLRMRTTYDIEMMRQVGSCSGIENYSMHMDGRARGTAPNTLLDYFPEDFLLVVDESHVAVPQIGGMYEGDMSRKRNLVEHGFRLPSAMDNRPLRWEEFLERIGQTIYLSATPGDYELDKVGGDVVEQIIRPTGLVDPEVVVKPTKGQIDDLIGEIRARVEREERVLVTTLTKKMSEDLTDYLLDAGLRTRYLHSEVDTLKRIELLRDLRMGAYDVLVGINLLREGLDLPEVSLVAILDADKEGFLRSDKSLIQTIGRAARNVSGQVHMYADRITPSMERAIDETNRRRDKQIAYNREHGIDPQPLRKKIADITEMLAREDETTEALLQTWADVGQKGRAGGVKPSAKSPARAPVPVLGERAKERESGAAGLPSADLAQLIQDLSDQMKTAAAELQFELAARLRDEISELKKELRQMMEAAK from the coding sequence ATGCGACCCGTCACCGATCTCGAGCGCAGCGTGGCCCCGCTGCACGTGCTCTCCGACTACCAGCCGGGCGGCGACCAGCCGACGGCGATCGCCGAGATCACGCGGCGCATCCAGGGCGGCACGGAGGACGTGGTGCTCCTCGGTGCGACCGGCACCGGCAAGACGGCCACCGTCGCGTGGGTCGCGGAGCAGCTCCAGCGCCCGCTGCTCGTCCTGCAGCCCAACAAGACCCTGGCGGCCCAGTTCGCCAACGAGCTGCGGCAGCTCTTCCCGAAGAACGCGGTCGAGTACTTCGTGTCCTACTACGACTACTACCAGCCCGAGGCCTACGTGCCGCAGACGGACACCTACATCGAGAAGGACTCGGCGATCAACGAGGAGGTCGAGCGGCTGCGCCACTCGGCGACCAACTCGCTGCTCACCCGCCGCGACGTCATCGTCGTCTCGACCGTGTCGTGCATCTACGGCCTCGGCACCCCGCAGGAGTACGTCGACCGGATGCTGCGGCTGCGGGTGGGCGAGGAGCACGACCGGGACAGCGTGCTGCGGCGCCTCGTGGAGATCCAGTACGCACGGAACGACATGTCGTTCACGCGCGGCACGTTCCGCGTGCGCGGCGACACGCTCGAGATCTTCCCGGTCTACGAGGAGCACGCGGTGCGCGTCGAGTTCTTCGGCGACGAGATCGAACGCCTCTCGACCCTCCACGCGGTCACGGGCGAGGTGCTGACGGAGGACACCGAGCTCCACGTGTTCCCGGCGTCGCACTACATCGCGGGCCCCGAGCGCATGGAGAAGGCGATCCGCGGCATCGAGGCCGAGCTGGCGGAGCAGCTCGCCGCGTTCGAGGCCCAGGGCAAGCTGCTCGAGGCGCAGCGGCTGCGGATGCGCACGACCTACGACATCGAGATGATGCGCCAGGTCGGGTCGTGCTCGGGCATCGAGAACTACTCGATGCACATGGACGGCCGTGCCCGCGGCACGGCGCCCAACACGCTGCTCGACTACTTCCCGGAGGACTTCCTGCTCGTCGTCGACGAGTCGCACGTGGCCGTGCCCCAGATCGGCGGGATGTACGAGGGGGACATGTCCCGCAAGCGCAACCTGGTGGAGCACGGCTTCCGGCTGCCCAGCGCCATGGACAACCGGCCGCTGCGCTGGGAGGAGTTCCTCGAGCGGATCGGCCAGACGATCTACCTCTCGGCGACGCCGGGGGACTACGAGCTCGACAAGGTCGGCGGCGACGTCGTCGAGCAGATCATCCGGCCGACCGGCCTCGTCGACCCCGAGGTCGTCGTCAAGCCGACGAAGGGCCAGATCGACGACCTCATCGGTGAGATCCGCGCCCGGGTGGAGCGGGAGGAGCGCGTGCTCGTCACGACCCTGACGAAGAAGATGTCGGAGGACCTCACCGACTACCTGCTCGACGCCGGTCTGCGCACGCGCTACCTGCACTCCGAGGTCGACACCCTCAAGCGGATCGAGCTGCTGCGCGACCTCCGGATGGGCGCCTACGACGTGCTCGTCGGCATCAACCTCCTCCGCGAGGGCCTCGACCTGCCCGAGGTCTCCCTCGTGGCGATCCTCGACGCCGACAAGGAGGGCTTCCTCCGCTCCGACAAGTCGCTCATCCAGACCATCGGCCGCGCGGCGCGCAACGTCTCGGGCCAGGTCCACATGTACGCGGACCGGATCACCCCCTCCATGGAGCGGGCGATCGACGAGACGAACCGGCGCCGCGACAAGCAGATCGCCTACAACCGCGAGCACGGCATCGACCCCCAGCCGCTGCGCAAGAAGATCGCCGACATCACCGAGATGCTCGCCCGCGAGGACGAGACGACCGAGGCGCTCCTCCAGACGTGGGCCGACGTCGGGCAGAAGGGCCGTGCCGGCGGGGTGAAGCCCTCGGCGAAGTCGCCCGCCCGGGCGCCCGTGCCCGTCCTCGGCGAGCGCGCGAAGGAGCGCGAGTCGGGTGCCGCCGGCCTGCCCAGCGCCGACCTGGCCCAGCTCATCCAGGACCTGTCCGACCAGATGAAGACGGCCGCCGCCGAGCTGCAGTTCGAGCTGGCGGCCCGGCTGCGCGACGAGATCTCCGAGCTCAAGAAGGAGCTGCGGCAGATGATGGAGGCGGCCAAGTAG
- a CDS encoding MFS transporter — MSNYPGGVARTHLVWAVAVSVYLLAVFHRSSLAVAGLLATERFDITAAQLATFVMLQLAVYAAMQVPVGLLVDRFGSRSILTAGVVVMSLAQTGFAFADTYALALVARLFVGMGDALTFICVLRLVTSWFPTRQVPLFSQLTGTVGQLGAVVAAVPMTLAFRELGWTTTYLVSALVGVVLLVVLLVVVRDTPDRRHLRGASLSWRETRASLAASWTHPATRLGFWMHFVTQFSATALGLLWGYPFLVRGEGLSEATAGGLLTLMVLVMMVAGPTLGWLVGTFPYHRSTMVLGIVGAIVLLWTVVLAWPGDAPLPLLVLLVVVTGVGGPASMIGFDVARTANPVERLASATGLVNQGGFIATLSLVIGIGLVLDWRTPGGGTGYTADAFRWAMSLQYVLWTLGLTQVWRLRRTARAHAAAAATP, encoded by the coding sequence ATGAGCAACTATCCCGGCGGGGTGGCACGCACGCACCTCGTCTGGGCCGTCGCCGTCTCCGTCTACCTCCTCGCGGTCTTCCACCGCTCCTCGCTCGCCGTGGCCGGCCTCCTCGCCACGGAGCGGTTCGACATCACGGCGGCGCAGCTGGCGACCTTCGTCATGCTCCAGCTGGCGGTGTACGCCGCGATGCAGGTGCCGGTCGGGTTGCTGGTCGACCGGTTCGGCTCGCGCTCGATCCTCACGGCGGGCGTCGTGGTGATGAGCCTCGCCCAGACGGGCTTCGCGTTCGCCGACACCTACGCGCTGGCGCTCGTCGCCCGCCTGTTCGTCGGCATGGGGGACGCCCTCACCTTCATCTGCGTGCTGCGCCTGGTGACGTCGTGGTTCCCCACGCGGCAGGTGCCGCTGTTCTCCCAGCTGACCGGCACGGTGGGCCAGCTGGGGGCGGTGGTCGCCGCCGTGCCGATGACCCTCGCGTTCCGGGAGCTGGGCTGGACCACGACGTACCTGGTGTCGGCCCTCGTCGGCGTCGTGCTCCTCGTGGTCCTCCTGGTGGTCGTGCGCGACACCCCCGACCGGCGCCACCTGCGCGGCGCGTCGCTCTCGTGGCGCGAGACACGGGCCAGCCTGGCGGCGTCGTGGACCCACCCGGCGACACGGCTCGGTTTCTGGATGCACTTCGTGACCCAGTTCAGCGCCACGGCCCTCGGGCTGCTCTGGGGCTACCCGTTCCTCGTGCGCGGCGAGGGGCTCTCGGAGGCGACGGCCGGCGGCCTGCTCACGCTGATGGTGCTCGTGATGATGGTCGCGGGGCCCACGCTGGGCTGGCTCGTCGGCACGTTCCCCTACCACCGGTCCACGATGGTGCTGGGGATCGTCGGGGCGATCGTGCTCCTCTGGACCGTCGTGCTCGCCTGGCCGGGCGACGCGCCCCTGCCCCTCCTCGTGCTCCTCGTGGTCGTGACCGGCGTCGGTGGACCGGCGTCGATGATCGGGTTCGACGTCGCCCGCACCGCCAACCCCGTGGAGCGCCTCGCGAGCGCCACCGGCCTCGTCAACCAGGGCGGGTTCATCGCGACCCTCAGCCTCGTGATCGGCATCGGCCTCGTGCTCGACTGGCGCACGCCGGGCGGCGGCACGGGCTACACCGCCGACGCGTTCCGCTGGGCGATGAGCCTGCAGTACGTGCTCTGGACGCTCGGCCTCACCCAGGTGTGGCGACTGCGCCGCACGGCCCGTGCCCACGCGGCCGCCGCGGCCACCCCCTGA
- a CDS encoding ATP-binding protein — protein sequence MSEPTGRPVARLELPADPEALDTAHDALDAAWSEHPDVGAGERLRFVTALMEILGNVVEHAYAADARAHERRLTVEVDGDGDGGLHGRIEDNGQPAALDLSDVAMPDADAESGRGLALAVAALDDLSYERVGSRNVWTLRCERRP from the coding sequence ATGTCTGAGCCGACCGGGCGTCCCGTCGCCCGTCTCGAGCTGCCCGCGGACCCGGAGGCGCTCGACACCGCGCACGACGCCCTCGACGCAGCGTGGTCCGAGCACCCGGACGTCGGTGCCGGGGAGCGACTGCGGTTCGTGACCGCGCTCATGGAGATCCTCGGCAACGTCGTCGAGCACGCCTACGCGGCCGACGCCCGCGCCCACGAGCGTCGGCTCACGGTCGAGGTCGACGGCGACGGCGACGGTGGCCTGCACGGACGCATCGAGGACAACGGCCAGCCGGCGGCGCTCGACCTGAGCGACGTGGCGATGCCGGACGCCGACGCCGAGAGCGGCCGGGGGCTCGCCCTGGCCGTCGCGGCGCTCGACGACCTGTCCTACGAGCGGGTGGGGAGCCGCAACGTGTGGACCCTGCGATGCGAGCGCCGACCGTGA
- a CDS encoding phospholipase D-like domain-containing protein, producing the protein MRLRGAPTDRLLRALRRTLLALVGVPFALAIGMTLVDSYRRRGKKPRPFPTTPPSSNEVGGGEMTVYTYGQDLYDDMLAAIAGARKRILLETYIWKGDEVGERFKAALVDAARRGVEVYCIYDAFANLVVSPRFKRFPPEIKVLRYPVYSAGLRFWDLRRYGRDHRKILVVDDEVAFVGGYNIGSAYATEWRDTHVRLTGPSVWDLTRTFADFWNLNRRKRFRSSERPLLLEAASVWEPRIRIHRNIPRLWMFPIRSMYLEAIDRATDHIWMTHAYFIPDQDFVDSLVRAANRGVDVRVLLPHKSNHVVADWISRGYYSQLLDAGVRILRFREAMVHAKTSTIDGSWSTVGTANVDRLSLQGNYEVNVEVIDEQFAATMEAIFLTDQGHSLELHSAEWEARSAHRKFTEFVLAPLRPLL; encoded by the coding sequence GTGAGACTCCGGGGCGCCCCCACCGACCGGCTGCTGCGTGCCCTGCGCCGGACGCTGCTCGCGCTGGTCGGCGTGCCGTTCGCCCTCGCGATCGGGATGACCCTCGTGGACTCCTACCGGCGGCGTGGCAAGAAGCCCCGCCCGTTCCCCACCACTCCCCCCTCGAGCAACGAGGTGGGCGGCGGGGAGATGACCGTCTACACCTACGGCCAGGATCTCTACGACGACATGCTGGCGGCGATCGCCGGCGCCCGGAAGCGGATCCTCCTCGAGACCTACATCTGGAAGGGCGACGAGGTCGGCGAGCGGTTCAAGGCGGCACTCGTCGACGCCGCCCGGCGCGGGGTCGAGGTCTACTGCATCTACGACGCGTTCGCGAACCTCGTCGTCTCGCCCCGCTTCAAGCGCTTCCCGCCGGAGATCAAGGTCCTGCGCTACCCCGTCTACAGCGCGGGCCTGCGCTTCTGGGACCTCCGCCGGTACGGGCGCGACCACCGGAAGATCCTGGTCGTGGACGACGAGGTCGCGTTCGTCGGCGGGTACAACATCGGCTCCGCCTACGCCACCGAGTGGCGCGACACCCACGTGCGCCTCACCGGGCCGAGCGTCTGGGACCTCACCCGCACCTTCGCGGACTTCTGGAACCTCAACCGGCGCAAGCGCTTCCGCTCCAGCGAGCGCCCGCTCCTCCTCGAGGCGGCGTCGGTCTGGGAACCCCGCATCCGGATCCACCGCAACATCCCGCGGTTGTGGATGTTCCCCATCCGCTCGATGTACCTCGAGGCCATCGACCGCGCCACCGACCACATCTGGATGACGCACGCCTACTTCATCCCGGACCAGGACTTCGTGGACTCGCTCGTGCGCGCGGCGAACCGGGGCGTCGACGTCCGCGTGCTGCTCCCCCACAAGTCGAACCACGTGGTGGCCGACTGGATCTCCCGGGGCTACTACTCCCAGCTGCTCGACGCCGGCGTGCGCATCCTGCGCTTCCGCGAGGCGATGGTGCACGCGAAGACCTCGACGATCGACGGCAGCTGGTCCACCGTCGGGACGGCCAACGTCGACCGGCTCAGCCTCCAGGGCAACTACGAGGTCAACGTCGAGGTGATCGACGAGCAGTTCGCCGCGACGATGGAGGCCATCTTCCTCACCGACCAGGGCCACTCGCTCGAGCTGCACAGCGCCGAGTGGGAGGCACGCTCGGCGCACCGGAAGTTCACCGAGTTCGTGCTCGCCCCCCTGCGCCCGCTGCTCTGA
- a CDS encoding response regulator transcription factor has protein sequence MTERGRVLVVDDDADIRELVAIVVGQLGVDVLQAGDGLTALELARRESPHLVTLDLGLPDIDGIETCRRLREFSDAYVLILTAREERADREVGSESGADQFMSKPFAPKQLRATVREALGARGVELA, from the coding sequence ATGACGGAGCGGGGCCGCGTGCTGGTCGTCGACGACGATGCCGACATCCGGGAGCTCGTCGCCATCGTCGTGGGGCAGCTGGGTGTCGACGTGCTGCAGGCCGGTGACGGGCTGACCGCTCTCGAGCTGGCCCGGCGCGAGTCGCCGCACCTCGTCACCCTCGACCTCGGGCTGCCCGACATCGACGGCATCGAGACGTGCCGTCGGCTCCGCGAGTTCTCCGACGCCTACGTGCTGATCCTCACGGCCCGCGAGGAGCGCGCCGACCGCGAGGTGGGCTCGGAGAGCGGGGCGGACCAGTTCATGAGCAAGCCGTTCGCGCCGAAGCAGCTGCGCGCGACGGTCCGCGAGGCGCTCGGTGCGCGCGGGGTCGAGCTGGCCTGA